ATAATAGTAGTTTTCATCCTGGTATGTAAAAGCGACACGACGATATGGACCAGAAACGTATTTATCCTTAGGGATTATAGTGGCAGCATAGGGATAAGTAGAGTTATCCGGTGTTGGgtttaaaaaggaatttgaGCGCTCCATCCATGCAGGAATAGTGGTAGTCTTCATGTTGATGTTAGGCTCTGCCAAATAAATTGCAGCCGCACCCTGGCTAATGGCACCTAACACTTTGATCTTTCTGTTATCCTTAACCTCTTCATCCGGTTGAATTGTACGACATGAATGGATGTAAGGAACCAGGCTGGCATGTAAAAGTGGGTCTTCTAGCATCTCACGCACGAATGGATTTCTCCCTCCAGTTATGAAAACAGCACTAAAATTATCAAACGTAAAACCATTTGATCGATAGCATTTTGGATTGTTGAACTCATTCAGAGTACAGAGAACGCTATATATGTCTAAGATTTCCTTAGAAGCACCGAGTACATGACTCTTCCAGCCGGTCATATAAGAATCATTAGGTTTCGGGGGTCTTGGAGGAAATATGGATTCGGCGATTACGAATTCAACTACAAACCCGCGATCTGTAAAATACCTCCAAGGTAGACATACTTGCTCCAACATGAACCCCTTATCAGCTAAAACGATAGCTAAATGAGGCGACAATTTGGCATCCTTACCAAATACCGGAGCATTCACTGAAATGAGGTCGTGCTTGGGATGAATTGCAGCATTATAGTTGTCAAATGAgttcatttttgaaacctGAAAGGAAAATGCCATCGTGCTTAAAAACCAGTTAATcctccttttttaaaaaacaatttaaaattaatagcACTGTAGATTGTATATTAGTTATATGTCTTACACAAGAAACCTGGAAAAGTGGGTAAAGGGATGATTGACCCCCTTAATATATTACCTTATGTTTAGGTCAACCAAAATGACACGATTCTACAGGGTTTcgattttttacaaaaatttagcGGTATTCAGAACGCCTTTCGCTTCTTCCAAAGCTTCGTTCAATGGGTAGTGGTTTGACTTGCTGATCATATATAATTTATGtatttgattatttacaaatcaCCTAATTGGtagaaatacttttttaacaatttgtACAAAAGCATAGATCTTTTTGTTGCTTATAACTGTAGAATACAATGTAATAGGTTTTCATCAATTATGCTGGCCTGATCAAATATATGAAATTAATCGAATCTGTAAAAGGACTTAGTTTTACAAACTAACTTAGCATTCAGGACATTTCATCAATTCACCAACATTAATTTACATGGGCAAGGAAACTGTTGCTTTTTCTGTACTTTTAATTCCTACTTTAACCCTCTATGAACTAGTATGCGGCTCAAAGTCTCCTGCACCGAATTTCCAATTCAACAATGGGTTGAGACTTCTAGTCTTGAATTAGTTGACTCTGTTAATTGTGTGGCAGATTTATGCCATGCCATATGGATGTTTAATGGAGGATGTGCGGATTGGAGGCTTCAAATACTTAAAGAAGGATTTACAGTTCCGATGACGGGAATTATCTCACAATATCTTAAAACTGACGACCACATTAAAATTGTGAAGGAAATTTATCCTCCGAATTTACCTGTTCTTCCGTTCAGAGTGTATACAACGCAGAATACCTCCGTTGAATCTGAGCTAGTTGAATGGGAAGATGTAGAAATGGAGGCTTAGTGCTTTGCTTGCTATTCTCTGatttatttgattaaaaaattatattataaaGCTATCTGCAATGGTAAATCACATGAACAACGAATTGAAGTTTGCAATTTAACGATCGCTTATCTGTCCCTTGAACCTACGACAATTTCTAAGAAGTTTAGGATGACATTGCACTGTTTTCATCATTATAAACTTAATGGACCAGCAGTATTATGCTTAACGTTTGCACTGCCGCTGCTTTGACACTAAACTTTTATGCTAAGATATATAACACCTATGAAAAGTTCAGTCTATGAAAGAATATagaatatatattataaattCTGTATACAACAACaaagcttgaaaattttactttttactTACACAAGCGACAATAAACTTCCACGAGAGGAGGTTAAACTTGGAAATTAGATGTATTCTTTTCTACGAAATTTATCCATACGCGCTAAGCAATCACTACTCCAAAGCAAGTATACAATGAAGTACTTATCGATGATACAATTGTAGTCAGACAActtaaattattgaaagCTATGAAATCCGACTCGAAACCGATACGAACGCAAAACGTGAAATTTTATTGCTTACAAGCCCTCGCCGGTAGCAACAGGGAACTCGAATGTAACATTTTTGCCAGTGAGCTTGTGGTAGACACTAGAAAAGGAACCCAACTTATAATCAACAGTGTTAGCATCTCTGTTGTCAAGGAAAACCTTGATAGTCTTGCGACCGTCAGTAGCTTGACGAGTACGCTTGCCAATGATCTCAGTGGGGAAAACAATGTCTTCAAGAATAGCGTTGTGAACAGCAGTCAAGGTACGAGAACGAGGACGCTTTTGAGTAACACGAGACTTACGGCCAGGCTTGGGCAAGATACGGCGTTGAGCGATGAAAATTACATGACGGTCAGCAAACTTCTTCTCGAGCTCACGGGTCAAACGAGCTTGGCATTTGTGGAAAGCCTTAAGAAGGGGTTGGGGCACAAAAACAACGATTGCCTTCTTTCCACCTCCAACTTCAACTTCGCGAGCAGAAGTAATTTGGAGAGGGCGGAGCTCCTTGGCCATGTCCTTAGAAGAACTCTCTAAATCATAGAGACATTGAGCAACAAGGAGGTCGGTTTCAGTGGGCTGGGAGCTCGAACGCTTGACAATCTTGTTGAGAGCAGACATTGCTGTTGtgtagaaaagaaattgtttCGACCTCTCCATATTTCACTTTGTGACTGCTCTTCCAAAATGTTGCCGGGGTAACATGTAATTTAACTTGGGTCTTCTACTCTTTGCTTGACCTGCGTACATCGTTAAAATGCCTTAATTGCATTCTGTAGTGAAGATGCCTACAATCGAATTTCAAAGCTAAGTAGGAAGTTAATCAAATGGAATTATGTATGCCATTTGAACGATAATTATAACAATTTTGGTCGAACGCAACGATCGTAGTTTTTTGGGTCATGTTTGTTTACCATAAGAGCAGTCACATATTTACGAAACattggatttttttcatattataCTAGAGTAAATGATGAGAAATTTATGTTTACAAGCTAAGTATGAAGGATTTATCTTcaatattttgttaaacATGTAAATGCCGATTGATGATTTATATGTAGCAAACGTatgaaataatattttgcCAGAATTGTTATGTTCTTAGAAGACTTTTccttattttaaattattgttGTTAATAACAAAGTAAGcataattataatttataattacAATCTAACTAAATGCAAAACTGCTAAAACTCTTACTAGTAATTACATACATCGGTTTATGAATTTAGATGTAAAAACTaatcaaattattttacgTTTCTAAGATTATACCAAgtccaaattttttgtctatttcatttatttgtaaCTGTTTTTCTCCGATTTATTGTTTAGGCATCACATAGTGcatctttcaaattctgcctttaaaaatgttgtttaattgattaattaaatcaGGTTTATCCCAATCTTTTCtgcttttaatttcaacatCCAGCCTACTTctttagtaaataaaaaaaaaactaattgAGAGATAGTTATTTTAATGTTTGCAACGAATATTCCGGAATACATGTAAATTTTCAGTTATAATACCCATTAaagatttgtttacataACTTCTACTTGTTTAAAATcagaaataatttatagaaaatatgataaataaaatcccaagctaatttatttgttcaCTTGGTGTCAATAAAATTCATTGTGTTTTCTGCAGCGCTTGTACGACGCGACTCTATCATCTCAATACCACACAACATGTCTGAATCTCGGCAAGAGCTCTTAGCTTGGATCAACCAAGTACGCTTTAATATCTTAGTtagattgaaaaaattatcagcTTACTGACTTATTTTAAAGGTTACAAGCCTTGGTTTGACCAGGATTGAGGATTGTGGAAAAGGTTACGCTATGATACAGATTTTTGACTCCATATATCAAGACATACCACTAAAAAAGGTGAATTTTGAATGCAATAATGAGTATCAATATATAAACAATTGGAAAGTTCTTCAACAGGTATTCTTGAAGAAGGGTATCGATAAAGTTGTAGACCCTGAGAGACTATCGCGTTGTAAAATGCAAGATAATCTGGAGTTCGTTCAATGGGCCAAACGTTTTTGGGATCAATATTATCCTGGGGGCGATTATGATGCGCTGGCACGCCGGGGGAATAGAGGACCTGCTAACACTCGTGTTATGAATTCCTCTGCAGGAGCAACTGGCCCTTCTCGTCGCCGTCAGGTTTCTTCTGGTAGTTCTACACCTTCAATGACTAAGTCATCAGCAAACAACAATAACGTGTCTTCGACTGCAAATACTGCGGCAGTGTTAAGGGCAAAGCAAGCACAACAACAAATCACTAGTCTTGAAACACAGTTGTACGAAGTTAATGAGACGATGTTTGGTTTGGAGAGAGAACGTGATTTCTATTTTAACAAGCTTCgagaaattgaaatacTTGTACAAACTCATTTGACCACTTCTCCTATGTCAATGGAAAATATGTTGGAGCGTATTCAAGCAATACTTTATTCTACTGAGGATGGTTTTGAGTTACCACCTGATCAACCCGCAGATTTAACTACCGCCCTTACGGACCATGATACTAACAACGTCGCTGAAGAGGCTCAAATGACTGACCTAAAAGACTCAGAAACTCAACGCGTTCCCTCTGCACCAGATTTCGTACATGCTAGGCTACAAAGTTTAGAGGTTGATGACGATGAGAATATCacgttttaaaaagtactaagttaaagtttttttttgttgcaaattcttcatttttcaCTGTAACAACGTAAATAAAGGAAACcgaaatatttatttttataggGAGTTCTTCTTATTCcttattgtttatttaacCTGATCGAATGTTGCGTGCCTCATGACCTCcaaattcatttaatttcgTTCTTTTTCCTTAACATATAGCATTCTGTATACTACAAATGCTAATTGTAATAAACTTTAATCCTTAGTGTTTGAGCCGTCTAATTATCCCAAATAggatatttttcttatttctttaaaaaagcttcaaggataatttaaatttatccTGCTTCTACGTTTCAGTGATTACGAaccaaacttttttataattaaatgTTGAAAAGTATGAATGGATGTTTCAGAATTTTATTCAATGATGCTGAAATATCTACtcgatttaaaaaaaatttgcatccgattttaaaatcgcctttttcatatatgagcaaaataaagagtaaaatatttactttCAATGATCTGATTATGTTAAAACGTTTCAACTGCGTACGTCTCAGCGATGTAGAAGTTTAATTACTTATCCTTAtcttatatatatatattgttGACTTTATAAACCGTAGGTGTTTATGCTTGTCATTTTTACTAGCAATAGTAAAGTatgtaaaattttgagGTACCTTTgttagtttattttttttactcgAACTATATCAACTTTAAAtagcaaatttttaaatcaagCTTAAAGTTATGCAATTCAGCTACACGTCgttaataataaataaaactctTTCATTCacaattctttaaatttgcaaagcaaaaatctcaataatgaaattcaaaGCACCAAGTTTCCCCCCCCCCGCCGGGGGGTTTGATCAATTTGTCTTATCTGATCTGATAACACCAATGTTACGTCTTTCACACAAAGAATTAAATTCGATCCACATTAGTATAATATGCGAAGTATACCACtagtttttattataaaacttCTGTTTTCTATATAGGTTTTTATTCACCTAATTCTCAGGCCGGTATGAGTAAGTAACCATGTGATGTATAATTATGCAATGTTGATAACCGGCAAATTGAGCTTGCAGTCAGCCAACATCACCATCAACGAACTGTATATGGGTACTACTACTTAATCAAACTAAATGCttcaattttcatttcaaaattgcAAAACGCATACATGCTATATGAATACCAGCGTGAATGAGCACTTGGATCAAGATGAATCGTTTTTAAGAATACTAATCGATACtcgcaaaaaaataagaagcTCATATTTCAAGCCTCAAAcatttgatgaatttgtGCATTGTTTAGCAAGAGTAAGAGCCATGAAGCGATTGGTTTCGATCTGTTCtaattttgatgaagaagacaATTGGAATGGTGTCTGGAATACGTTGGTTGTTGATGGAGATTCGCATGCTTCAGCAATGATTGATTATGAAGGTCTACTTGATAAATGCTCACTAAGTAGAAATCTTCTAGAATTGATTAATGATTATGCCGAGTATACTACCCAAGTCCTGCCTTTCAGAAAAATACCAAGTAGCGATAATCTTGActcttcattaaatttaactGTTGCTTCACCTAAGtcaaatttatattatagATACTCATCTGAGAGTCCTAAGtatgcaaaaattttggattgTCCGGATGAAATTTTACAGCtgattttttcatattgCTATGATGCTTCATACATAGAGAAGTTACCCTTTGCATTTTCATATAGAAAACAACGACATACCCTTATCCATGACCTCCCCAATACATGTTTacgttttaaaaagattctCAGCCCTCGAAATGTTTCATTTTGGAAACGATTACTTAAGgtgcataaaaaaaatccaaattcGGCTGTAACTTGCTCTGAGTCTATAAACACAAGTGCTGTGGCCAAATTTACCGATATCCCTACAATCattccaatttttcttgATCCAAGTTATCAAAGTTATGCAGCAAAGACAATTCATTCTGATACTTCTTCGTTAGCCTCCTCGATCATCCAAACAGGAGATGGAACACAGTCATGCGATGAGTCTACATATATAGAGCTAGCATGCAATCTTGTAGGCCGTTGTGTGCTTTGCAATAGAATACCGAAGTTAACTAAGTTTAAAGATTGCATTACCTCATTTTACCGGCCTTCTGTTGCTACCAATATATGTGATCAATGCTTAGAAGCAATCATTGACTTTTATGAACCTGTAAGTAGATACAAATTTGATGTTATGAAAGATCGTTTAGGGGTGGGATATATAAGCAGGCCTGGTCAAAAATTCCCCTCTTGGTTATCGGAGCATGTTCAATTGGCTAGGGATGAAGAGAAAGCGTTCAAGAGTATTTACCATTCTCAAGGTGAATTTGCAAGAAGTTTATTTCGTTTGTTTCGAGCGCAGTTGGCTGAGTTATGTGaacaataaaattttggattAATATACTACGATTTTATGTAATAGACAAATTCGATGTCAAATTTGTATGAAAGTAAAATTgaagttaataaatttttttttgtctatGACAACTGTTACATTTATCGTTCACCCGTTTTCAATTACAgttcatttttgaaaagcagAGTAAGCAATGcaaggaaaaaataatattaattagGCAAATGACCCAGAACccttttgtaaatattgtTATACAGATACCATGAGAGATTAAGAAGTAGAGAAGTTGTTAATAAGTCAGAGCATTAACATTTACTGTACAAACACATAAGGTAAATTAAGTTACTCAAAAAATACGAAAACGCCAAAACCCATTTCgtaaatgaaattgatagTGAGTTGTCATATAAAACCAAAAGTTCCATTAAATAATGGcactaaaaaaaacaaatcatcCAAATGGACCAAGGAATTTCTATCATTTATAGAATTCCCAtattccaaatttttttatttcaagctcgtgaattgaaaataataggAAAAAAATGCCACTACaacagtaaaaataaactgAAACAAAAAGGATTTAATCTATCAACATCCATCTTTTAGCGGTGACGAGAAAACAGGAGAGAAATGAGGTGGTGCATCTCAGGCTTCAGTACAAATATCCTTAAGGATCCGAAGCAAAAATGAATTCAGAAGTGTGCGAAAAAATAAGGACGAAGAGAAGGATGTAAAATTATGCTTTCTATATAACTAAATGCGCAGATCGCTCAAGGGATTTGTAAGAATATGACCACTTGccaaatttgaataaatcggacaagaaaaagaaaaaatatcttcATACCACGACAAAGGGTTATAAATAGCAAGCACTTATGCCTCAATTACAGGAGAGGTGCAATTGACGGCGATGTGGCCTGGTTGATTACACTTGTAACAAAGTTGACCATCTGAAGCTTGTTGACATTCAAAGCTGCGGTGTCCAATCTTACCACAAGAGTAGCATTTCACGCCCATAGTGCAATCACGGGCTTGATGGCCATAAGAGCCACAAGCATAGCAATTCATGTTGGAGCGATGACCACCAAATCGTCCGCCACTTTGTTGACCATTTGTACGACAGTCTCTAGCAATGTGACCAACACGACCACACTTGTAACATTCCGCACCTTGACGGGGGTTAGGGCTGCTGGGGCAATCACGAACGAGATGTCCGGCGGTACCACAAGCATAGCAAGTTTTTTCCTGTTGAGGCTCAGTGCATTCGCTAGCCTTGTGACCGGTCTGATTGCAATTGTAGCAGATTGAACCCTTGGTGCACTCACGAGCTTGATGACCGTTTTCACCACAGTTATAGCATCGAGGACCGGGACGAGTGGTTTGAGGAACGGTGGGAACAGATTCAGACTCCATCTTAACAACTCCtttacaattaaaaaaaattattaaagaaaattaagaaaaataaaaaaaaacagaaaaaatgTACTTTTTCTCGCTAACCTGACTACACTTCCTTAATAAATAGGAGCGTGTGACTgtctaaatttttcttaagTAACAAGCACATGGTGGCACTTGGAAGTAACGAATTTGACAAGCGACTATTTTGGTCTTAAAGATGTCAATAAATAAGAATTTAGTTGTTTTAGACCGACGGAAGAAGCACAACAACTTGCCAATTAAAAAGAGTCATGGAATCGAAGAATTGTTACCGCAtacttgcttttttttgtgataGAGAGTGTAATATCTTACATAACTAGTAAGCTCACTCTTTCCCATAAACTCAGGACTTTTTGGTTCTGACAATAGCTTTATATCATAGCAATTATTGCCTCCTCATTGTAATGTAGATTGGTATTCCAAGCGAATATAACCAAACGCTTAGTTACTTTGAATCGTGGTAAATAAGCATCGTTATTTTTCATGGCAAAAAATCGTAGAAACATTGCATTCACAGTATAGCGCCTGAAGAATTGAGTTCAGTCATTTgcaatatatatattactGGAATCTATAGTTGTACATATTTTAGGTATCCAGAGTACCACGTGCTtgaattcaaacaaatcaaaataaatccaaaaattgttttggtaaaaaataatgcttTGGCCGGGAATCGAACCCGGGTCGAATCGATGGCAACGATTCATTATACCACTAAACCACCAAAGCTTGTTGAGGTTtcgataaaaaaagatttaattatattacGCGACGATATATCAacataataattttaaatagatAATTAGGATCTTGGAaatctttttatatttttcctAGACTTTATGAATATAACAAATACGAAATAGAAGGTGAATggaatagaaaaaaagtaatcatTCGACTAAGGAGCAAAGAACTGCTGATTacttctttatttgaatttaGCAACCaagaatttattaatgCATGTCggattattaatttaattcatgCAGTAAGTGTTTTGCCAAACTATTaattgcttatttttttctctttggAATTCGTTTTGGTAAATAGAAAAGCAAGTAACTTAGTCgcatttaaattattaaattcaaatcaaattttgtaCGTTAATTACTATTCCTATTTGTGgcttaataaattttgtataattcctacatattttttacaatttatcattattattgGGACACGTTTATTCAAACACTGTTTTTTAGATAATTCATTTCATACTCAAGCACAGatttatattaaaagtttaacATATACAGAAATGCATGATTATTCCAAattattctaaaaaaaaatattttttttttgaaatttattcattttacaaaatgtttttgctTGACATACTTCATCGAT
This portion of the Schizosaccharomyces pombe strain 972h- genome assembly, chromosome: I genome encodes:
- the rps7 gene encoding 40S ribosomal protein eS7, whose protein sequence is MSALNKIVKRSSSQPTETDLLVAQCLYDLESSSKDMAKELRPLQITSAREVEVGGGKKAIVVFVPQPLLKAFHKCQARLTRELEKKFADRHVIFIAQRRILPKPGRKSRVTQKRPRSRTLTAVHNAILEDIVFPTEIIGKRTRQATDGRKTIKVFLDNRDANTVDYKLGSFSSVYHKLTGKNVTFEFPVATGEGL
- the mal3 gene encoding microtubule plus-end binding protein, EB1 family Mal3, with the protein product MSESRQELLAWINQVTSLGLTRIEDCGKGYAMIQIFDSIYQDIPLKKVNFECNNEYQYINNWKVLQQVFLKKGIDKVVDPERLSRCKMQDNLEFVQWAKRFWDQYYPGGDYDALARRGNRGPANTRVMNSSAGATGPSRRRQVSSGSSTPSMTKSSANNNNVSSTANTAAVLRAKQAQQQITSLETQLYEVNETMFGLERERDFYFNKLREIEILVQTHLTTSPMSMENMLERIQAILYSTEDGFELPPDQPADLTTALTDHDTNNVAEEAQMTDLKDSETQRVPSAPDFVHARLQSLEVDDDENITF
- the pof14 gene encoding F-box protein Pof14, producing MLQFSFQNCKTHTCYMNTSVNEHLDQDESFLRILIDTRKKIRSSYFKPQTFDEFVHCLARVRAMKRLVSICSNFDEEDNWNGVWNTLVVDGDSHASAMIDYEGLLDKCSLSRNLLELINDYAEYTTQVLPFRKIPSSDNLDSSLNLTVASPKSNLYYRYSSESPKYAKILDCPDEILQLIFSYCYDASYIEKLPFAFSYRKQRHTLIHDLPNTCLRFKKILSPRNVSFWKRLLKVHKKNPNSAVTCSESINTSAVAKFTDIPTIIPIFLDPSYQSYAAKTIHSDTSSLASSIIQTGDGTQSCDESTYIELACNLVGRCVLCNRIPKLTKFKDCITSFYRPSVATNICDQCLEAIIDFYEPVSRYKFDVMKDRLGVGYISRPGQKFPSWLSEHVQLARDEEKAFKSIYHSQGEFARSLFRLFRAQLAELCEQ
- the byr3 gene encoding translational activator, zf-CCHC type zinc finger protein; the protein is MESESVPTVPQTTRPGPRCYNCGENGHQARECTKGSICYNCNQTGHKASECTEPQQEKTCYACGTAGHLVRDCPSSPNPRQGAECYKCGRVGHIARDCRTNGQQSGGRFGGHRSNMNCYACGSYGHQARDCTMGVKCYSCGKIGHRSFECQQASDGQLCYKCNQPGHIAVNCTSPVIEA